In Methanobrevibacter sp., a single window of DNA contains:
- a CDS encoding TIGR01177 family methyltransferase: MELLCIQSQEHPLLPQAELRAVMECENIEADVNPVTEGLVVLENISPDKIDEYYAILTKRLGYTHEVHEIIKKSSVDSLNDDISAIDWSSYISESFAVRVKRFNSQIDTVATERKAGSLILENYSDIKVKLRNPNSLVRLVAFENDVYIAIEKIKLNKKHFQDSKPHKRPFFYPGSMSPKLARCMVNLSRVTEGQLLLDPFCGTGGILIEAGLIGCKVVGSDVYWKMKNGTSINLDYYGITDYRTFNIDVRELKMYEKVAAVVTDPPYGISTSTGDIEGNDIFKEFFNSIYDNMMDDAYLCMASPHYVDLKPLADDVGFEIVEQYGIKMHRSLTRIISVIRKKLD, translated from the coding sequence ATGGAATTACTATGTATACAATCTCAGGAACATCCACTGTTGCCTCAGGCTGAACTTCGAGCTGTAATGGAATGTGAAAATATTGAAGCTGATGTAAATCCAGTAACTGAAGGATTAGTTGTACTGGAAAATATTTCTCCGGATAAAATTGATGAGTATTATGCAATTTTAACAAAAAGACTTGGTTATACTCATGAAGTTCATGAAATAATAAAAAAGTCATCTGTTGACTCATTAAATGATGATATCTCAGCAATTGACTGGTCAAGTTATATCAGTGAAAGTTTTGCAGTGCGTGTAAAAAGATTCAATTCTCAAATTGACACTGTTGCAACAGAAAGAAAGGCGGGATCTCTGATTTTGGAAAATTATAGTGATATTAAAGTTAAATTAAGAAATCCCAATTCATTGGTTCGTCTGGTGGCATTTGAAAATGATGTTTACATAGCCATTGAAAAGATTAAATTAAATAAAAAACATTTTCAGGACAGCAAACCTCACAAAAGACCATTTTTCTATCCTGGTTCAATGAGTCCGAAACTGGCAAGGTGCATGGTAAACCTGTCCCGAGTTACAGAAGGTCAGCTATTGCTTGATCCGTTTTGCGGAACCGGCGGAATCCTTATTGAAGCAGGGCTGATAGGATGTAAAGTTGTAGGATCAGATGTTTACTGGAAAATGAAAAATGGAACTTCAATAAATTTGGATTATTATGGGATAACAGATTATAGGACTTTCAATATAGATGTCCGTGAACTGAAAATGTATGAGAAAGTTGCTGCAGTAGTTACAGATCCGCCTTATGGAATTTCAACTTCTACTGGAGATATTGAAGGAAATGATATTTTTAAAGAATTCTTCAATTCAATATATGATAATATGATGGATGACGCATATCTCTGCATGGCCAGTCCTCACTATGTGGATTTAAAACCTCTTGCTGATGATGTCGGTTTTGAAATTGTCGAGCAATATGGAATTAAGATGCATAGAAGTTTAACTAGAATAATTTCAGTTATTCGAAAAAAATTAGATTAA
- a CDS encoding PH domain-containing protein gives MLFSKNDERANERVLYKTKPNMFLGCKKAIYGVVLLAIVFFVSPMIIQFIGEMQVYLISHIRLPLTRYAAIAFFVVILVVILYIIMQLLRWYSIEYTLTDTRIIIKSGILSTKKNYMPYTTIQDVNSSQSFLAKMFNVGTVSAFSAYDNNQLTLENISSPSKVEEIIFSNMMGYRNFQEPPRNFINRGPENRRYSSANIPQNDFVEDEMYYDEYEPITPITRERKSYPRREYEYYPEEFSFQEPPSKKYEYEPYDEDFERTMNRVADNSNEYNVQYDNSPRNFSNEGYYEEVNDNYSQRSDEYYHDPEPQTYYDEVRDNYSQRSDEYYHDYGPQTYYDEEVEETPQKESPQVDEKEDSSETVIRRHFDKFKK, from the coding sequence ATGTTATTTAGTAAAAATGATGAAAGAGCTAATGAAAGAGTTCTTTATAAAACAAAGCCTAATATGTTTTTAGGTTGTAAAAAAGCTATTTATGGCGTTGTTTTATTAGCCATTGTTTTTTTTGTTTCACCTATGATAATTCAGTTTATCGGTGAAATGCAAGTTTATCTAATTTCACATATCAGACTTCCGTTAACAAGATATGCTGCAATAGCATTTTTTGTTGTTATACTGGTGGTCATTTTATATATTATCATGCAACTTCTCAGATGGTACTCAATTGAGTATACATTGACAGATACAAGAATCATAATTAAATCTGGAATATTGTCTACAAAGAAAAATTACATGCCTTATACAACCATTCAGGATGTAAACTCTTCTCAAAGCTTTCTTGCAAAAATGTTTAATGTAGGTACAGTTTCCGCATTCAGCGCTTATGACAATAATCAGTTGACACTTGAAAATATTTCCAGTCCGTCAAAGGTGGAGGAAATAATCTTTTCCAATATGATGGGTTATAGAAACTTCCAGGAACCTCCTAGGAATTTCATCAACAGGGGTCCTGAAAATAGGAGATATTCTTCTGCGAACATTCCTCAAAATGATTTCGTTGAAGATGAAATGTATTATGATGAGTATGAACCGATTACTCCAATAACCCGTGAAAGAAAAAGTTATCCCCGTAGGGAATATGAATATTATCCGGAAGAGTTCAGCTTTCAGGAACCTCCTTCCAAAAAATATGAATATGAACCCTACGATGAAGATTTTGAAAGGACAATGAATAGGGTTGCGGACAATTCCAATGAGTATAATGTTCAATATGATAACTCCCCAAGAAATTTTTCAAATGAAGGCTATTATGAGGAAGTAAATGACAATTATTCACAAAGAAGTGATGAATACTATCATGACCCTGAACCTCAAACTTATTATGATGAAGTAAGGGACAATTATTCACAAAGAAGTGATGAATACTATCATGATTATGGACCTCAAACTTATTATGATGAAGAAGTGGAAGAAACTCCTCAAAAAGAATCTCCTCAGGTAGATGAAAAAGAGGATTCCAGTGAAACTGTAATAAGAAGACATTTTGACAAGTTCAAAAAATAA
- a CDS encoding proteasome-activating nucleotidase codes for MENSSKEQLIEKVESLQEEIDSLREEKSKAKSNLMWKVRKLEKDKVLIENEKIRLERETKSLRSEVDRFRSPPLVLATITEVLDDNRMTVKSSTGPSFLVNYSKFLDEKLLVPGSRVALNQQTFGIVEVLPSEKDANVSGMEIETKPDITYDKIGGLEEQIVEVKETVELPLTEPELFEKVGIEPPKGILLYGPPGTGKTLLAKAVANETNATFIKIVASEFVKKYIGEGARLVREVFELAKEKAPAIIFIDELDAVAAKRLKSSTSGDREVQRTLMQLLAELDGFESRGDIGIIGATNRPDILDPALLRPGRFDRFIEVPLPNIDGRKEILKIHTKNMSFEEAADIDLLADLTDGLSGADLKAVCTEAGMFAIRDKRDKITVDDFMDAVEKVMSKTNEEELYNTEAGVMFG; via the coding sequence TTGGAAAATTCTTCAAAAGAACAATTGATTGAAAAAGTAGAATCTCTACAAGAAGAAATAGATTCTTTAAGGGAAGAAAAATCCAAAGCTAAAAGTAACTTAATGTGGAAAGTTAGGAAATTAGAAAAGGATAAAGTCCTAATAGAAAATGAAAAAATTAGATTAGAAAGAGAAACCAAATCTTTACGTTCAGAAGTAGATAGGTTCAGGTCTCCTCCTTTAGTATTAGCAACAATTACTGAAGTGTTAGATGATAATAGAATGACTGTTAAAAGTAGCACCGGACCTAGTTTTCTTGTTAATTACTCAAAATTCTTAGATGAAAAATTATTAGTACCAGGTTCAAGGGTTGCACTCAACCAACAGACTTTCGGTATAGTTGAAGTACTGCCTTCAGAAAAAGATGCCAATGTTTCTGGAATGGAAATAGAAACAAAACCTGATATTACTTATGATAAAATCGGTGGTTTAGAAGAGCAAATCGTGGAAGTTAAGGAAACTGTTGAGCTTCCATTGACTGAACCGGAATTATTCGAGAAAGTAGGTATCGAACCTCCTAAAGGTATTCTGTTATACGGACCTCCTGGAACCGGTAAAACTTTACTTGCAAAAGCTGTTGCAAATGAAACCAACGCTACATTCATTAAAATCGTAGCTTCAGAGTTTGTCAAAAAGTACATTGGTGAAGGTGCAAGACTTGTTCGTGAAGTATTCGAACTTGCTAAGGAAAAGGCACCTGCAATTATTTTCATTGATGAGCTTGATGCAGTAGCTGCTAAAAGACTTAAAAGTTCCACCAGCGGTGACAGGGAAGTTCAAAGAACTTTAATGCAACTGCTTGCAGAACTTGACGGATTTGAATCAAGAGGAGATATCGGAATTATCGGAGCTACAAACAGGCCTGATATTTTGGATCCTGCACTGTTACGTCCTGGACGTTTTGACAGATTCATTGAAGTTCCTCTTCCAAACATTGACGGAAGAAAGGAAATTCTTAAAATCCACACCAAAAACATGTCATTTGAAGAAGCAGCAGATATTGACTTGCTTGCAGACTTGACCGACGGCCTTTCAGGTGCGGATTTAAAAGCAGTATGTACTGAAGCAGGTATGTTTGCCATTCGTGACAAACGTGACAAAATTACAGTAGATGACTTTATGGACGCAGTCGAAAAAGTCATGAGTAAAACTAATGAAGAAGAATTATACAACACCGAAGCAGGTGTAATGTTCGGTTAA
- a CDS encoding multiprotein bridging factor aMBF1 gives MECEICGKPVPEHNPIRAKIEGSVMIVCKECSKLGKIQKAPPKPKYVQQKNKRQPNKPKRNYSRNDEPSEELIEDFDMTIRKARESKNWSREDLGKKINERVSVITRIETGKMTPDTKLTKKFEKALNIKLLEKVENVDLNQFINSSSGERTLGNIMKIKRK, from the coding sequence ATGGAATGTGAAATTTGCGGTAAACCAGTACCTGAACATAATCCAATAAGAGCTAAAATTGAAGGATCAGTTATGATTGTATGTAAAGAGTGTTCCAAACTTGGAAAAATCCAAAAGGCACCTCCTAAACCAAAATACGTACAACAAAAAAACAAACGTCAACCAAATAAACCTAAAAGAAATTATTCAAGAAATGATGAACCTTCTGAAGAACTGATTGAAGATTTCGACATGACCATCAGAAAGGCCAGGGAATCTAAAAATTGGTCCCGTGAAGATTTAGGTAAAAAAATAAATGAAAGAGTTTCAGTCATAACAAGAATTGAAACCGGAAAAATGACACCGGATACAAAACTCACTAAAAAATTCGAAAAGGCATTGAATATTAAATTGCTTGAAAAAGTAGAAAATGTTGATTTGAATCAGTTCATAAACAGTTCATCCGGCGAACGTACACTTGGAAATATAATGAAAATAAAAAGGAAATAG
- a CDS encoding DUF356 domain-containing protein has translation MALILVRGENNSKLLSAINDMERHANLNLVTKPRVIDSNFADSLVEGILNAKLKTKSNVATAFFVKEDTTLSILQIKNIHPPAHVVVVSDEYDGYSQLKNKLDGAEYFKEYRSGKAINEGMIDYKIKGKDRYVKNEKLNSYLK, from the coding sequence ATGGCTTTAATTTTAGTGAGAGGAGAAAATAACTCAAAATTGCTCAGTGCTATTAATGATATGGAAAGGCATGCTAACTTAAATTTAGTTACAAAACCTAGAGTCATCGATTCTAATTTTGCAGATTCACTGGTGGAAGGTATACTCAATGCCAAACTTAAAACCAAATCAAATGTTGCAACCGCTTTTTTTGTAAAGGAAGATACTACTTTAAGCATTCTGCAAATTAAAAATATTCATCCACCTGCTCACGTAGTTGTTGTAAGTGATGAGTATGACGGTTATTCTCAATTAAAAAATAAGTTGGATGGAGCCGAATATTTTAAGGAATATCGTTCCGGCAAGGCTATAAATGAAGGGATGATTGATTATAAAATAAAAGGCAAGGACAGGTATGTCAAAAATGAAAAATTGAATAGTTATTTAAAATAA
- a CDS encoding Mur ligase family protein has product MDIQDLARDIEGKLIGNVDFFSIDGFTGKFTFLNDAHTGDIVIRHWIDAKGIEIAFQKNIACLITQTPKDGACQMAEKLNFPLIITDKIELANAYALSHTIEKFSPNSTNIVITGTNGKSTTSHLIYHILDNAGYHVLTNTDSESEFNTLIDPMVSKLISDEVAANGELDYLVIEISEVQGWLGHLMKNHAALMSEAVSPKVGVITNIAMDHIGLVNSIEDVFDEIVAVPKAIGDGICILNHDDELVMKLDAKNPFYTSMSEISEDNSVYFNGSEIVYGGQVILTYDELPFKSAHFIQNILSAIGATISLGLDINVIAEGVKSYKALNRRFAKLNDSPLILDDFAHNPDGIRATISETKKLLGENQTLYVVCAIRGSRGIEINQLNVDALVESMDDNIQLILSSSNDVVNDLNFVEDGEREVFFNTLNENNVEFIHYDNLKECLADTYQKADKNDVILLIGAQGMDPAESILNDII; this is encoded by the coding sequence ATGGATATTCAAGATTTGGCTAGGGATATTGAAGGAAAACTTATTGGTAATGTTGATTTTTTCTCTATTGACGGATTTACCGGAAAATTTACATTCTTAAATGATGCTCATACTGGAGATATTGTTATAAGGCATTGGATTGATGCAAAGGGTATTGAAATTGCATTTCAAAAAAATATTGCATGCCTGATTACTCAGACTCCAAAGGATGGCGCTTGTCAAATGGCTGAAAAGTTAAACTTTCCGCTGATTATAACAGATAAAATAGAACTTGCAAATGCTTACGCACTGTCCCATACAATCGAGAAATTTTCTCCAAATTCAACAAATATTGTTATTACCGGCACTAACGGAAAGTCAACAACTTCACATTTAATCTATCATATATTGGACAATGCAGGTTATCATGTTCTTACCAATACTGACAGTGAATCCGAGTTCAATACTCTCATTGATCCTATGGTTTCTAAATTGATTTCCGATGAAGTTGCTGCAAACGGAGAGCTTGACTATCTGGTTATAGAGATTTCAGAAGTTCAGGGATGGTTAGGTCATCTGATGAAAAATCATGCAGCTTTAATGAGTGAGGCAGTTAGTCCGAAAGTTGGAGTAATTACAAATATTGCTATGGATCATATTGGTCTTGTCAATTCAATTGAAGACGTTTTTGATGAGATTGTAGCAGTTCCTAAAGCTATTGGTGACGGTATCTGCATACTTAATCATGATGATGAACTTGTAATGAAATTGGACGCCAAAAATCCGTTTTACACATCCATGTCCGAAATCAGCGAGGACAATTCAGTTTACTTTAACGGAAGTGAGATAGTATATGGCGGTCAGGTAATTTTAACCTATGATGAGCTTCCTTTCAAAAGCGCTCATTTCATACAAAATATCCTGTCAGCTATCGGCGCAACCATCTCTTTAGGTTTGGATATTAACGTCATTGCAGAAGGGGTCAAATCATACAAGGCATTGAATAGGCGTTTTGCAAAATTGAATGATTCCCCTTTGATTTTAGATGATTTTGCACATAATCCTGATGGGATAAGGGCAACCATTTCTGAGACTAAAAAACTCCTTGGTGAAAATCAGACATTATATGTCGTATGCGCCATCAGGGGTTCAAGAGGAATTGAAATCAATCAGTTGAATGTTGACGCTCTTGTCGAATCCATGGACGATAATATTCAGTTAATTTTATCTTCAAGCAATGATGTTGTAAACGATTTGAATTTTGTTGAGGACGGCGAAAGGGAAGTATTTTTCAACACATTAAATGAAAATAATGTGGAATTTATTCATTATGATAATTTAAAGGAATGTTTGGCTGATACTTACCAGAAAGCAGATAAAAATGATGTTATTTTATTGATTGGCGCTCAGGGAATGGATCCCGCTGAATCTATTTTAAATGATATTATATAA
- a CDS encoding phospho-N-acetylmuramoyl-pentapeptide-transferase, whose amino-acid sequence MCGKMNNTDMLILFLITLCATIFFTWYIKRILLQAKIADNPIVSEHRHKSGTPTMGGIAFLFTISLIIALYYQNTPILIVSFIMLAGGIVGLVDDLIGLKVKEVQKIVVNISNEVITLGRLDVEPNEEVRVATPKAKAEVDDLLEAGKVKVIGEVPIKTEPEELEKIICQIVLGFILALTGVITTLGGFELGILAIPVVIIGVLGSINSVNLIDGMDGLAAGIVGIASFACCIYGYLFGPATIIPPFLILTALCLGFLVFNKFPASIFMGDTGSFVLGTGYAAAVMVCDIPYFGVLVLGVPIISVVVSLLHRAHIIKLPVEPLHHTLNHYGMSEIKIVLSYWAVTALLAIVGILAKMYLF is encoded by the coding sequence TTGTGTGGTAAGATGAATAATACAGATATGTTAATTCTTTTTTTAATAACATTGTGTGCTACAATATTCTTTACATGGTATATTAAAAGGATATTGCTTCAAGCAAAGATTGCTGATAACCCTATAGTTAGTGAACATAGGCATAAGAGCGGTACTCCTACAATGGGAGGTATTGCATTCTTATTTACAATTTCTTTAATTATAGCATTATATTATCAAAATACTCCTATTCTGATTGTTTCATTTATTATGCTCGCAGGAGGAATAGTTGGTTTAGTTGATGATTTAATCGGTTTGAAAGTTAAAGAAGTTCAAAAAATTGTTGTTAACATATCTAATGAAGTAATTACTCTTGGAAGATTGGATGTTGAACCTAATGAGGAGGTTCGTGTTGCTACTCCAAAAGCAAAAGCGGAAGTCGATGACTTGCTGGAAGCTGGCAAAGTAAAGGTTATTGGAGAAGTTCCAATCAAAACAGAACCTGAAGAGCTTGAAAAAATAATATGTCAAATTGTTTTAGGATTTATTTTAGCATTAACTGGTGTCATAACTACTTTAGGTGGTTTTGAATTAGGTATTTTAGCTATTCCTGTTGTAATTATAGGTGTTTTAGGATCAATTAATTCCGTTAATCTGATTGACGGTATGGATGGTTTGGCAGCAGGTATTGTTGGCATCGCTTCATTTGCATGCTGCATATATGGATATTTATTCGGACCTGCAACAATTATTCCACCATTTTTAATATTGACAGCTTTATGTCTAGGATTTTTAGTATTCAATAAATTCCCGGCTTCAATATTTATGGGGGATACAGGTTCATTTGTATTGGGAACAGGTTATGCTGCTGCAGTAATGGTATGTGACATACCTTACTTTGGAGTTCTTGTGTTAGGAGTTCCTATCATTTCTGTTGTGGTAAGTTTACTTCACAGAGCACATATTATTAAATTGCCTGTAGAACCGCTTCATCACACTTTAAACCATTATGGAATGTCTGAGATAAAAATTGTTCTCAGTTACTGGGCGGTTACAGCATTATTAGCTATTGTTGGTATTTTAGCTAAGATGTACTTATTTTAA
- a CDS encoding acetyl-CoA carboxylase biotin carboxylase subunit family protein: MKILFIGSRLYDDVDWYVKEKGIESVLTESNENAINLDLPDQVFIVPRGMDGPKQVALMQNVDAIIPLIGIDPPLIDVAHMKEEVEKEHGIPVIAADVRAVELTSNKIKTKEFYNDIGVVTPNYQILTSPDELTLDFPVVLKQGEGQGGKDIKVAKSIEDVNEYFNDFNQALCEEFIEGSEISIEVLGFNGEYVALPPIYKGETTIEGTHPLNKVKTGPCMVKGLDNNLVQHTAYKVAKNLNSDGIFEMDFMYSPKNDQLYAIEVNTRPNGTRYLTTATCSVNSLCELINMAIGEFSLANISDKLEYYYSTEIPIGNYEGPSPKEPVKSFAYNDFVVHGPEGYQRVTARANSKKELEDLVDKLT; this comes from the coding sequence ATGAAAATTTTATTTATTGGTTCAAGATTATATGATGATGTTGACTGGTATGTCAAAGAAAAAGGCATAGAAAGCGTACTCACAGAATCAAATGAGAATGCTATTAATCTGGATTTACCTGACCAGGTTTTCATTGTTCCTCGTGGAATGGATGGGCCTAAACAGGTGGCATTAATGCAGAATGTTGATGCAATCATTCCTCTGATAGGTATTGACCCTCCGCTGATTGATGTTGCACACATGAAGGAGGAAGTCGAAAAGGAACACGGCATTCCTGTGATTGCAGCTGATGTTCGTGCAGTTGAGTTAACATCCAATAAAATTAAGACAAAAGAGTTTTACAATGACATCGGTGTTGTAACTCCAAACTATCAAATCCTAACAAGTCCTGATGAATTGACTTTGGATTTTCCTGTTGTATTAAAACAGGGTGAAGGCCAGGGAGGAAAGGATATTAAGGTAGCAAAATCGATTGAAGATGTAAATGAATATTTCAATGATTTTAATCAGGCATTATGTGAAGAATTCATTGAAGGATCTGAAATTTCCATAGAAGTTTTGGGATTCAACGGTGAATACGTTGCACTGCCTCCTATTTATAAGGGTGAAACAACTATTGAAGGAACACACCCGTTAAATAAAGTAAAAACAGGTCCGTGCATGGTTAAAGGATTGGACAATAATCTGGTTCAGCATACTGCATATAAGGTGGCTAAAAACCTAAATTCAGATGGTATTTTTGAAATGGATTTCATGTACAGTCCTAAAAATGACCAGCTGTATGCTATTGAGGTCAATACCCGTCCAAACGGTACAAGGTATTTGACAACAGCCACCTGTTCTGTGAACTCTTTATGCGAACTTATTAACATGGCAATAGGTGAATTTAGCTTGGCCAATATTTCCGATAAATTGGAGTATTATTATTCCACTGAAATTCCGATAGGAAATTATGAAGGTCCTTCTCCTAAAGAGCCTGTAAAATCATTTGCATATAATGATTTTGTTGTTCATGGTCCTGAAGGCTATCAGAGGGTGACTGCAAGGGCAAATTCAAAAAAAGAGCTTGAAGATTTAGTTGATAAATTAACTTAA
- the hycI gene encoding hydrogenase maturation peptidase HycI has product MGVGNELKCDDGVGPYIIKKLKEENIEDNEKMLFIDAQTVPENFTGKIRKENPSHVIIVDACLMDGEPGDIKIVDKDDFANIGISTHSMSLSFFVRYLEQGTDFKIIFVGIEPESMDYDDKPTANVENAANDFIKILKGIIV; this is encoded by the coding sequence CTGGGAGTTGGCAATGAGCTCAAATGTGATGATGGAGTAGGTCCATATATAATTAAGAAACTGAAAGAAGAAAACATTGAAGATAATGAAAAGATGCTGTTTATTGATGCTCAAACAGTTCCAGAAAATTTCACCGGTAAAATCCGAAAGGAAAATCCGTCCCATGTGATAATTGTGGATGCATGTCTGATGGACGGTGAACCGGGAGATATTAAAATTGTCGATAAGGACGATTTTGCTAACATAGGCATTTCAACCCATTCAATGTCATTATCTTTTTTTGTAAGATATCTGGAACAGGGAACTGATTTTAAGATAATTTTTGTTGGAATAGAACCAGAATCCATGGATTATGATGATAAACCAACAGCCAATGTTGAAAATGCCGCTAATGACTTTATTAAAATATTAAAAGGGATTATTGTATGA
- a CDS encoding methyltransferase domain-containing protein: MKFKTTPYHFDLLKDSERLAGFLQAIRDYEGKMDLAYDLGCGSGVLSYFLSDYFKEIVAVEIEKGTYDCAKENLSDFENIQVVNSDVLNYKFTEKADLIVCEMMDTALIDEEEVPVLNHARQFLKKDGKIIPQGIINSAELVNMQREYVHWDENAKYEEMSRPVIYSEFNFLEDINPDFEAEILFKALHDGKINGLKITTFTKLNDNLICGPTPMLNPPLLIPLEEKFVKSNDLIKVKLKYIMGNGIESIKSEII; encoded by the coding sequence ATGAAATTCAAAACTACTCCCTACCATTTTGACTTGCTTAAAGATTCTGAAAGACTTGCGGGATTTTTACAGGCAATTAGAGATTATGAAGGAAAAATGGATTTGGCTTATGATTTAGGTTGCGGTAGTGGAGTATTATCTTATTTTTTAAGTGATTATTTTAAGGAAATTGTAGCTGTTGAAATTGAAAAAGGCACATATGACTGTGCAAAAGAAAACCTGTCTGATTTTGAAAACATTCAGGTTGTCAACAGTGATGTTTTAAATTATAAGTTTACTGAAAAGGCTGATTTGATAGTCTGTGAAATGATGGATACTGCTTTAATAGATGAGGAAGAGGTTCCGGTTTTAAATCATGCCAGACAGTTTTTAAAAAAAGACGGTAAAATAATTCCTCAGGGAATAATCAACTCTGCTGAACTAGTCAATATGCAGAGGGAATATGTCCATTGGGATGAAAATGCAAAATATGAAGAGATGTCCCGGCCCGTTATTTATTCTGAATTTAATTTTTTAGAGGATATTAATCCTGACTTTGAAGCAGAAATACTTTTTAAAGCACTGCATGACGGAAAAATCAACGGATTGAAAATAACCACATTCACTAAACTCAATGATAATTTAATTTGCGGCCCAACACCAATGTTGAATCCACCATTATTAATTCCATTGGAAGAAAAATTTGTAAAAAGCAATGATTTAATAAAAGTAAAATTAAAATATATTATGGGAAATGGAATTGAAAGTATCAAATCTGAAATAATTTAA
- the nikR gene encoding nickel-responsive transcriptional regulator NikR — translation MMRISMSLPKKLLADFDEVLKERGYQSRSKGIRDALQDYIVRYQWMNSMEGQRIGIITVIYDHHYTGVMESLADIQHSFRNEINTSMHIHMTDKYCMEIVVVNGDIAEIRDLTERIMRLKGVEHVKLTSTANGEEFNEPGHSHGHAHHYH, via the coding sequence ATGATGAGAATAAGTATGTCATTACCTAAGAAATTATTAGCAGATTTTGATGAAGTTCTAAAAGAGAGAGGTTATCAGTCACGTTCAAAAGGAATTCGTGATGCTCTTCAAGATTATATCGTTAGATACCAGTGGATGAATTCCATGGAAGGTCAAAGAATAGGTATTATCACTGTTATTTATGATCATCATTATACCGGCGTAATGGAAAGCCTGGCAGATATTCAACACAGTTTCAGAAATGAAATCAATACCAGTATGCATATCCACATGACCGATAAATACTGTATGGAAATTGTTGTTGTAAACGGAGACATTGCAGAAATTCGTGATTTAACTGAAAGAATTATGAGACTTAAAGGCGTTGAACATGTAAAACTCACCAGTACTGCAAATGGTGAGGAATTCAACGAACCTGGTCATTCTCATGGCCATGCTCATCACTACCATTAA